One Candidatus Binatus sp. genomic region harbors:
- a CDS encoding lysylphosphatidylglycerol synthase domain-containing protein, translating into MSVEPIAQSEAAADELPARRATPLWRKLIPYLGTIAIFALIFWRIPLAKVAEALSQAPILKFFAIFMPFSIFYFAIDSFCLTWVVRRFNAAMKLSDILPIRASMYILALINTNLGQGGVAYYLHRKAGISFLGALSSILFIALLEVYQLFLFSTLGVIFYTPSSAAQSEIVSIVRIAYIVAWALLAGIIGFFAAARRSDRIRTWVETGRAGAVLATFMKARPLDYVTVLAIKAPSFLASVVAQYYALALYGIAVPFIKLMLFLPLVFLAAALPIAVAHLGTSQAAWLLFFSGNAPDVKILAYSLAAHFTFMLCNGLIGLLYLPRATRELTAIRGDRAGDTAAA; encoded by the coding sequence ATGAGCGTCGAGCCAATCGCGCAATCTGAAGCAGCCGCGGACGAGCTACCCGCTCGCCGCGCGACGCCGCTCTGGCGCAAGCTGATTCCGTATCTCGGCACGATCGCGATCTTCGCGCTGATCTTCTGGCGCATCCCGCTCGCCAAAGTGGCGGAGGCGCTCTCGCAGGCGCCGATTCTGAAATTTTTTGCGATCTTTATGCCGTTCTCGATTTTCTATTTCGCGATCGATTCGTTCTGCCTGACGTGGGTGGTGCGGCGCTTCAACGCCGCGATGAAGCTCAGCGACATCCTGCCGATTCGCGCCAGCATGTATATCCTCGCGCTGATCAACACCAACCTCGGGCAAGGCGGCGTCGCGTACTATCTGCATCGCAAGGCCGGCATCAGTTTTCTTGGTGCGCTCAGCTCGATTCTTTTCATTGCGCTGCTCGAGGTGTACCAACTTTTTCTGTTTTCGACGCTGGGCGTGATTTTCTATACGCCGAGCAGCGCGGCGCAGAGCGAAATCGTGAGTATCGTGCGCATCGCGTACATCGTGGCGTGGGCGCTGCTCGCGGGAATAATCGGATTCTTCGCCGCGGCGCGCCGCAGCGACCGGATTCGCACCTGGGTCGAGACCGGACGCGCGGGCGCGGTGCTCGCGACCTTCATGAAGGCGCGTCCGCTCGATTATGTGACGGTGCTCGCGATCAAGGCGCCGAGCTTTCTCGCGTCGGTGGTCGCGCAGTATTACGCGCTGGCGCTGTACGGAATCGCGGTGCCGTTCATCAAGCTGATGCTGTTCCTGCCGCTGGTGTTTCTCGCCGCGGCGCTGCCGATCGCGGTCGCGCATCTGGGCACCAGCCAGGCGGCGTGGCTGCTGTTTTTCTCCGGCAACGCGCCCGACGTGAAGATTCTCGCCTACAGCCTTGCGGCGCATTTCACGTTCATGCTTTGCAACGGGCTGATTGGACTGTTGTACCTGCCGCGTGCGACGCGCGAACTCACCGCGATTCGCGGCGACCGCGCGGGCGATACCGCGGCGGCGTGA
- a CDS encoding type II toxin-antitoxin system VapC family toxin, with protein MKFWDSSALVPLFNAEPRTADAESWLRSDPDITIWCLTRVEVLSALSRRRREFALSDNEYNIARNELGFASPNWFQVTDFERVRIEAERIVSVHPLRAADALQLGAALVAADGEPETLELVTLDRRLADAARRERFPVLGVR; from the coding sequence GTGAAATTTTGGGACAGTTCCGCGCTCGTGCCGCTGTTCAACGCCGAACCGAGAACCGCGGACGCCGAATCGTGGTTGCGATCCGATCCTGATATAACGATTTGGTGCTTGACGCGCGTCGAGGTTCTCTCGGCGCTTTCACGCCGCCGCCGCGAATTCGCGCTGTCTGACAACGAATACAATATCGCCCGCAACGAACTCGGCTTCGCTTCACCGAATTGGTTCCAGGTCACGGATTTTGAGAGGGTGCGAATTGAAGCGGAAAGAATCGTGAGCGTGCATCCGCTGCGCGCGGCCGATGCGCTTCAACTCGGCGCGGCTTTGGTCGCGGCGGACGGTGAGCCCGAAACGCTCGAACTGGTCACACTGGATCGCAGGCTCGCCGACGCCGCGCGGCGCGAACGATTTCCGGTGCTCGGCGTGCGCTAG
- the dprA gene encoding DNA-processing protein DprA — protein sequence MPSDDAYWLALRRVHGVGPRTCRLLIDKFGPPEKIFKMDADEIAAAGVARNVARSIVAFNDFESLDKELCELPRIGARLLKWTDPDYPPNLRHIADPPPYLFVRGAAKMDETNCIAIVGARAASDAGRRMAQRLGLELAAKGFVVVSGLARGIDGEAHQGALDAHGATVAVLGCGVDVVYPAEHRKLADAIIEGGGAIVSELSIGTPPMPENFPVRNRILSGLCLGVIIVEAAEKSGSLISARMALEQDRQVFAVPGSPLTGKTRGSNRLLKEGARLVECVEDVIEELAAQLGQPLGRQQIANRAPAPVVEPRTVWPLISSSAAAGSRDTAEFPEMLDANSILQCLTHDDRLHVDSIIEVSGLNAQTVLRLLLELELTGRVAQHPGKLFSLA from the coding sequence ATGCCGTCAGATGACGCCTATTGGCTAGCGTTGCGCCGGGTTCATGGCGTGGGGCCGCGCACCTGCCGGCTTCTGATCGACAAATTCGGTCCGCCCGAGAAAATCTTCAAAATGGACGCCGATGAGATCGCCGCGGCGGGCGTCGCGCGCAACGTCGCCCGCAGTATTGTCGCGTTTAACGACTTCGAATCGCTCGACAAGGAGCTTTGCGAGCTGCCGCGAATTGGCGCGCGATTGCTGAAATGGACCGATCCTGACTATCCGCCCAATCTTCGCCATATCGCCGACCCGCCGCCCTATCTGTTCGTACGCGGCGCCGCGAAGATGGACGAGACCAACTGTATCGCGATTGTCGGCGCGCGCGCGGCGAGCGACGCGGGCCGGCGGATGGCGCAGCGGCTCGGCCTCGAGCTGGCAGCCAAGGGCTTCGTCGTCGTGAGCGGGCTCGCGCGGGGAATCGACGGCGAGGCTCATCAGGGTGCGCTGGACGCACACGGTGCGACCGTCGCGGTGCTCGGATGCGGCGTCGACGTGGTCTATCCGGCGGAGCATCGCAAGCTTGCGGATGCGATCATCGAGGGTGGCGGAGCAATCGTCAGCGAGCTGTCAATTGGGACGCCGCCGATGCCTGAGAACTTTCCGGTGCGGAACCGGATTCTGTCGGGGTTGTGCCTGGGTGTGATTATCGTCGAAGCAGCCGAAAAAAGCGGTTCGCTGATCAGCGCGAGGATGGCGCTCGAGCAGGATCGCCAGGTCTTCGCCGTGCCGGGCAGCCCGTTGACCGGCAAAACCCGCGGGAGCAATCGGCTATTGAAGGAGGGGGCGCGGCTGGTAGAGTGCGTCGAAGACGTGATCGAGGAACTGGCGGCGCAACTCGGGCAGCCGCTCGGTCGGCAACAGATCGCGAATAGGGCGCCCGCTCCGGTCGTCGAACCAAGGACGGTGTGGCCACTGATCTCCTCGAGCGCGGCTGCCGGATCGCGGGATACTGCTGAGTTCCCGGAAATGCTTGATGCTAATAGCATCTTACAATGCCTAACGCATGATGATAGGCTCCATGTTGATTCGATTATCGAAGTCTCAGGACTCAATGCTCAAACCGTGCTTAGATTGTTGCTGGAACTTGAACTTACCGGGCGCGTCGCCCAACATCCGGGCAAGCTTTTTTCATTGGCCTGA
- a CDS encoding DNA-3-methyladenine glycosylase, translating to MADFAHSIFPMPNRQVSYARDAEAHLRANDPILARIIAEVGPLIITRRSERFQALARTIIFQQLAGAAATAIYNRMLALYPGTKFPSAEQILATPDEDLRKAGLSAKKALYIKDLAGHIRDGTLNFHRFHRMTDDEIIVDLTRVKGIGRWTAEIFLMFNLGRPDVLPADDLGVQTAVKRAYRMRERPSRKRLTKFGKRWSPYRTAAAWYLWRSLDIKLPDDAAKAPAKSGKKK from the coding sequence GTGGCAGATTTTGCGCACTCGATTTTTCCGATGCCGAATCGCCAGGTTTCATATGCTCGCGACGCCGAAGCGCATCTCCGCGCCAACGATCCGATCCTTGCCCGAATCATCGCCGAGGTCGGGCCGCTCATAATCACGCGCCGCAGCGAGCGCTTCCAGGCGCTCGCGCGCACGATCATTTTCCAGCAACTGGCGGGAGCGGCGGCGACTGCGATCTACAATCGGATGCTCGCGCTATATCCGGGCACGAAATTTCCCTCCGCCGAGCAGATTCTCGCGACGCCCGACGAGGATTTGCGCAAAGCCGGGCTCTCGGCGAAGAAGGCGCTCTACATCAAGGACCTCGCCGGGCACATCAGGGATGGCACGCTCAATTTTCATCGCTTCCACCGCATGACGGACGACGAGATCATCGTCGATTTGACCCGGGTCAAAGGTATCGGGCGATGGACCGCGGAGATTTTCCTGATGTTCAATCTCGGGCGTCCCGACGTGCTGCCGGCCGACGATCTGGGCGTGCAGACCGCGGTCAAGCGCGCGTACCGGATGCGCGAACGGCCCAGTCGCAAGCGGCTGACGAAATTCGGCAAGCGATGGAGCCCGTACCGAACGGCGGCGGCGTGGTATTTGTGGCGAAGCCTCGATATCAAGCTGCCCGACGACGCCGCGAAGGCGCCGGCGAAATCCGGCAAGAAAAAATAG
- the topA gene encoding type I DNA topoisomerase: MAKNLIIVESPAKAKTIKRYLGSDFQVMPSVGHVMDLPKSTLGVDIEHDFAPEYVVIKGKEKVIGEIKSAAKDKDNIYLASDPDREGEAIAWHIAERIGKTKANVRRVLLHEITSAAVKEAVAHPSDLNQNLFDAQQARRVLDRLVGYKISPLLWDKVKRGISAGRVQSVALRIIVEREREREAFRAEEYWTLDARLVGKNPPPFTARLYSYKDNRIDNKAYKLPEAEARAIIAAVENAPFKVASIERKEVRRSPAPPFITSRLQQEASRKLYMSPRRAMQVAQKLYEGIELGDQGAVGLITYMRTDSPRVSDGALASVREHIASRYGKGYVPERPNFYRSGKQAQDAHEAIRPTAVERDPESMARYLDKDALALYTLIYNRFVSSQMMPAVYDRTTVDIESGDAIFRATGQVMKFDGFMRVYIEGQDEASADDEEGTLPMLTESEVLKLLGLTPEQHFTQPPPRFTQATLIKELEEKGIGRPSTYAAIMTSILNREYVEEDESKRLRPTSLGRTVSDMLIKAFPDILEVGFTAQLEIDLDKVEEGTENWVKTLKRFYVPFSKRLGEAKQKMPEVKRKGLPTGLKCELDGGDMVIKFGKNGEFLACSNYPKCKNTGEFGHDEQGNVILKAASAPTPTDEVCEKCGKPMIRRRSRFGEFLGCSGYPECDGIKRLQSAPVSTGVACPECKEGDILERRSRRGKIFYGCGRYPKCKFAAWAKVVPHPCPSCGANYLVEKELKRTGRTWQCANKECGYKAPAPSAESGATSAPAAPPPSA; this comes from the coding sequence GTGGCAAAGAACCTCATTATCGTCGAATCGCCGGCCAAGGCGAAAACAATCAAGCGCTACCTTGGTAGCGATTTTCAGGTGATGCCCTCCGTCGGGCACGTCATGGACCTGCCGAAAAGCACTTTGGGCGTCGATATCGAGCACGATTTCGCACCGGAATACGTCGTTATCAAAGGCAAAGAGAAGGTAATCGGCGAGATCAAGAGCGCGGCCAAGGACAAGGACAACATCTATCTCGCGAGCGACCCGGATCGCGAGGGCGAGGCGATCGCGTGGCATATCGCGGAGCGGATCGGCAAAACCAAGGCCAACGTGCGCCGGGTTCTGCTCCATGAAATCACTTCCGCGGCCGTCAAAGAGGCGGTGGCGCATCCGTCGGACCTTAATCAGAACCTGTTCGACGCGCAGCAAGCCCGCCGCGTGCTCGATCGCCTGGTCGGCTACAAAATTAGTCCGCTGCTCTGGGACAAGGTGAAGCGCGGGATCAGCGCCGGCCGGGTGCAATCGGTCGCGCTCAGGATAATCGTCGAGCGCGAGCGCGAGCGGGAAGCGTTCCGCGCCGAGGAATATTGGACCCTCGACGCACGCCTGGTGGGCAAGAATCCGCCGCCGTTTACGGCGCGGCTCTACAGCTACAAGGACAATCGGATCGACAACAAGGCGTACAAATTGCCCGAGGCCGAGGCGCGGGCGATCATCGCAGCGGTCGAGAACGCGCCGTTCAAGGTCGCGAGCATCGAGCGCAAGGAAGTCCGCCGCAGTCCGGCGCCGCCGTTTATCACGTCGAGGCTGCAGCAGGAGGCCTCGCGCAAACTCTACATGTCGCCGCGGCGCGCGATGCAGGTTGCGCAGAAACTTTACGAAGGTATCGAACTCGGCGATCAGGGCGCCGTCGGCCTTATCACTTATATGCGAACCGATTCGCCGCGGGTGTCGGACGGGGCGCTGGCCTCGGTGCGCGAGCATATCGCGTCGCGCTACGGCAAGGGCTACGTCCCGGAACGCCCAAACTTTTATCGATCGGGCAAGCAGGCGCAGGACGCGCACGAGGCGATTCGTCCCACCGCGGTCGAGCGCGACCCCGAATCGATGGCGCGCTATCTCGACAAGGACGCGCTCGCGCTCTACACCCTCATCTACAATCGCTTCGTCTCGAGCCAGATGATGCCCGCGGTGTACGATCGCACCACCGTTGATATCGAATCGGGCGACGCGATTTTTCGCGCCACCGGCCAGGTGATGAAGTTCGACGGCTTCATGCGGGTCTATATCGAGGGCCAGGACGAAGCGTCGGCCGACGACGAAGAGGGCACGCTGCCGATGCTCACGGAAAGCGAAGTGCTCAAGTTGCTCGGCCTCACGCCGGAGCAGCATTTCACGCAGCCGCCGCCGCGTTTCACGCAGGCAACGCTAATCAAGGAACTCGAAGAAAAGGGCATCGGGCGGCCATCGACCTACGCGGCAATCATGACCAGCATCCTGAACCGCGAGTACGTCGAAGAGGACGAAAGCAAGCGGCTGCGCCCGACGTCGCTCGGACGCACGGTCAGCGACATGCTGATAAAGGCATTTCCCGACATCCTGGAAGTGGGATTCACCGCGCAACTCGAAATCGATCTCGACAAGGTCGAAGAAGGCACCGAGAACTGGGTCAAGACTCTCAAGCGATTTTACGTGCCATTCAGCAAGCGCCTCGGCGAGGCCAAGCAGAAGATGCCCGAGGTGAAGCGCAAGGGCCTGCCGACCGGTCTCAAGTGCGAGCTTGACGGCGGCGACATGGTGATCAAGTTCGGCAAGAACGGCGAATTCCTCGCCTGCTCGAACTATCCCAAATGCAAGAATACCGGTGAGTTCGGCCACGACGAACAGGGTAACGTCATCCTGAAGGCGGCGTCCGCGCCCACCCCGACCGACGAAGTTTGCGAAAAGTGCGGCAAGCCGATGATCAGGCGGCGCTCGCGCTTCGGCGAATTTCTCGGATGCTCAGGGTACCCCGAGTGCGACGGAATCAAGCGGCTGCAATCCGCGCCCGTCAGCACCGGAGTCGCATGCCCGGAATGCAAGGAAGGCGATATCCTCGAGCGCCGCAGCCGCCGCGGTAAAATTTTCTACGGATGCGGCCGCTATCCGAAGTGCAAATTCGCCGCGTGGGCGAAGGTTGTGCCGCATCCATGCCCGTCGTGCGGCGCGAACTACTTGGTCGAAAAAGAGCTGAAGCGCACCGGCAGGACCTGGCAGTGCGCGAACAAGGAATGCGGCTACAAGGCGCCCGCTCCCAGCGCGGAAAGCGGGGCGACGAGCGCGCCGGCCGCGCCGCCGCCAAGCGCCTAG
- a CDS encoding MaoC family dehydratase has product MTEAAQKIRVGARWSSTPYVLDDASAERYGKAIESPPRRSPRRGIHDDEQAARTAGFSKPIAAGEQTVAVIAQFLADKFGMHFLRGGRIDIALTKPVFFGDTLISHVEVEAVEDGRATLRIKVENQRGESALIGAAALRIDPA; this is encoded by the coding sequence ATGACGGAAGCGGCGCAAAAGATTCGAGTCGGCGCGCGATGGAGTTCGACGCCATACGTGCTCGACGACGCGTCGGCGGAGCGATACGGCAAGGCGATCGAATCGCCGCCGCGCCGCAGTCCGCGGCGTGGAATCCACGACGACGAACAAGCCGCGCGCACGGCCGGTTTCAGCAAGCCGATCGCCGCGGGGGAGCAGACTGTCGCGGTGATCGCGCAGTTCCTCGCGGATAAATTCGGGATGCATTTCCTGCGCGGCGGCCGAATCGATATCGCGCTGACGAAGCCGGTATTCTTCGGCGACACGCTGATTTCGCACGTCGAGGTCGAGGCCGTCGAGGACGGACGCGCGACGCTACGAATCAAGGTCGAGAATCAACGCGGCGAAAGCGCGCTGATCGGCGCCGCCGCGCTCAGGATCGATCCGGCATGA
- the pyrF gene encoding orotidine-5'-phosphate decarboxylase, with the protein MNFADRLAESVRAKNSIAVLGVDPQLDTATSAGVPTGYTLARFCCEIVEACAPSIVAIKPQLAFFEARGIDGMRAFCEVLKTARRLGLIAIADAKRGDIGTTSAAYAEAFLGDGDFASDAVTVNPYLASDAVMPFIAKIRNGRGLFVLVKTSNPSSGEFQDLEASGRPLWESVAVRVNGWGGDFLGQSGLSPVGAVLGATYPDHARRARVLMPAAIVLVPGYGAQGASASQAVAAARADGSGIIVSASRSLMYAYQKSPGLTPPEASAKAAEQMRLELNAAIVRS; encoded by the coding sequence ATGAATTTCGCCGATCGGCTCGCCGAATCCGTCCGCGCTAAAAACAGCATCGCAGTGCTGGGCGTCGATCCCCAGCTCGATACCGCGACCTCTGCAGGCGTTCCAACCGGATACACGCTCGCGCGCTTCTGTTGCGAAATCGTCGAGGCGTGCGCGCCTTCGATCGTCGCGATCAAGCCGCAGCTCGCGTTTTTCGAGGCGCGCGGAATCGACGGGATGCGCGCGTTTTGCGAGGTGCTCAAGACCGCGCGACGGCTCGGCCTGATCGCGATCGCGGATGCGAAGCGCGGCGATATCGGCACGACTTCGGCCGCTTACGCCGAGGCGTTTCTCGGCGACGGCGATTTCGCGAGCGACGCCGTCACTGTGAATCCCTATCTTGCGAGCGACGCGGTGATGCCGTTTATCGCGAAGATTCGCAACGGGCGCGGCCTGTTCGTGCTGGTGAAAACTTCGAATCCGTCATCGGGTGAATTTCAGGATCTCGAAGCGTCGGGGCGGCCGCTGTGGGAATCGGTCGCGGTGCGGGTCAACGGATGGGGCGGCGATTTTCTCGGCCAAAGCGGCCTGAGTCCGGTGGGCGCGGTGCTGGGCGCGACGTATCCCGATCATGCGCGGCGCGCGCGCGTACTGATGCCGGCTGCGATCGTTCTGGTTCCCGGCTACGGTGCGCAGGGCGCATCGGCCTCGCAGGCAGTCGCGGCGGCGCGCGCCGACGGCTCCGGAATAATCGTCAGCGCCAGCCGCAGCCTGATGTACGCGTATCAGAAATCTCCGGGACTTACGCCGCCCGAGGCGTCTGCAAAAGCGGCGGAGCAGATGCGCCTCGAACTGAACGCCGCAATCGTGCGCTCCTGA
- a CDS encoding ferritin-like domain-containing protein: MSPAEKQVLIFSFYRDAELRGARLLFNLLGHVKGGESQLKMTAHLADETRHAWLWTKRISELGGAPILIDDGYQRRLGLRTGVPKTLIDLLALTVVVEERALSRYNAHMALPNVDPETREVLKAVTKDESWHLSWIEKEMREIAKEQGTEEQADKALERYRAIDREVYATLAADEAQLMRG; encoded by the coding sequence TTGTCCCCCGCTGAAAAGCAGGTTCTTATATTTAGCTTCTATCGCGACGCCGAACTCCGTGGCGCGCGCTTGCTGTTCAATCTTCTTGGCCACGTGAAGGGTGGTGAGTCGCAGCTCAAGATGACTGCTCATCTGGCGGACGAGACCCGGCATGCGTGGCTCTGGACCAAGCGAATCTCGGAGCTCGGCGGCGCGCCGATCTTGATCGACGATGGCTATCAGCGCCGGCTCGGACTTCGCACCGGGGTGCCCAAGACCCTAATCGATCTGCTCGCTCTAACGGTGGTCGTCGAGGAGCGCGCGCTCAGCCGTTATAACGCGCACATGGCGTTGCCCAATGTCGATCCGGAAACTCGCGAAGTTCTCAAGGCCGTGACCAAGGACGAATCGTGGCATCTATCCTGGATCGAGAAAGAGATGCGCGAAATCGCCAAAGAGCAGGGTACCGAAGAACAAGCCGACAAGGCACTCGAGCGCTATCGCGCGATCGATCGCGAAGTGTACGCGACGCTCGCGGCCGATGAAGCGCAGTTGATGCGCGGATAA
- a CDS encoding dienelactone hydrolase family protein, producing the protein MHRLSIAALTTILLIFNSQLAHANWIAGDFASAGKPVEEHHCVPAGSGPHPAIVLLHGASPKIGLGDAAFEQMCTDLAAQGYYTEFIEYYSQTGAVGAGRPLMIKQEFPIWLAEIKSGIDDLDKNAAVDPHRVAMMGFSLGAFLSLSIAAADPSQVAAVVEYYGGLPPRLQPMAKTMPPTLILHGDKDTIVPVSQAHELDQLLTQNNRPHEIKIYEGAEHAFNFEGLPFWYRADYARDAWERTLKFLAANLHPTLTK; encoded by the coding sequence GTGCATCGACTTTCGATCGCCGCGCTCACGACCATACTCCTAATCTTCAACTCGCAACTCGCCCACGCCAACTGGATCGCGGGCGATTTCGCGTCGGCGGGCAAGCCGGTCGAGGAGCATCACTGCGTTCCCGCGGGCTCAGGACCGCATCCGGCGATCGTCCTGCTGCACGGCGCGTCGCCAAAGATAGGCCTCGGCGACGCTGCGTTCGAGCAGATGTGCACCGACCTTGCGGCGCAGGGCTACTACACCGAATTCATCGAGTATTACAGCCAGACCGGAGCGGTCGGCGCCGGCCGGCCGCTAATGATTAAGCAGGAATTCCCGATCTGGCTGGCCGAAATCAAGTCGGGCATCGACGATCTCGACAAGAATGCCGCGGTCGATCCGCATCGCGTCGCGATGATGGGATTTTCGCTCGGCGCATTCCTCTCGCTTTCGATCGCAGCCGCTGATCCGTCGCAGGTCGCCGCCGTCGTCGAATACTACGGCGGCTTGCCTCCGCGGTTGCAGCCGATGGCGAAGACGATGCCGCCGACGCTGATTCTGCACGGCGACAAGGATACGATCGTGCCCGTCAGCCAGGCGCATGAACTCGATCAACTATTGACGCAGAACAATCGTCCGCACGAGATCAAAATCTACGAGGGCGCCGAGCACGCCTTCAACTTCGAGGGATTGCCGTTCTGGTATCGCGCCGATTACGCGCGCGACGCGTGGGAGCGCACCCTCAAATTCCTCGCCGCCAACCTGCACCCTACTCTCACCAAGTAG